The following coding sequences lie in one Erwinia amylovora genomic window:
- the speE gene encoding polyamine aminopropyltransferase — protein MTANEMWYETLHAGFGQYFSVDKVIYRQQTDHQDLIIFENAALGRVMALDGVVQTTERDEFIYHEMMTHVPLLAHGAPKRVLIIGGGDGAMLREVCRHKNIEQITMVEIDAGVVTFCQQHLPNHNAGAYEDARFKLVIEDGVNFVNQTSDKFDVIISDCTDPIGPGESLFTSEFYQGCRRCLNQNGIFVAQNGVCFLQQDEAVNSHRKLSHYFDDVSFYQAAIPTYYGGIMTFAWASDNPALRQLDTATLTARCTEAGLKCRYYNPAIHTGSFALPQYLLNALAD, from the coding sequence ATGACCGCTAATGAAATGTGGTATGAAACGCTTCATGCCGGATTTGGACAGTATTTTTCTGTCGACAAAGTCATTTATCGCCAACAGACCGATCATCAGGATCTGATTATATTTGAAAATGCCGCCCTGGGTCGCGTTATGGCGCTGGATGGCGTGGTACAAACCACCGAACGCGATGAGTTCATTTATCACGAAATGATGACTCACGTTCCTCTGCTGGCCCACGGCGCACCAAAGCGCGTGCTGATTATTGGCGGCGGAGATGGAGCCATGCTGCGTGAAGTGTGTCGCCATAAAAATATCGAACAAATCACCATGGTTGAAATCGATGCAGGCGTGGTGACTTTCTGCCAGCAGCACCTGCCGAACCATAACGCCGGAGCCTATGAGGATGCACGTTTCAAACTGGTCATTGAGGATGGCGTAAACTTCGTTAATCAAACCAGCGATAAATTCGACGTGATTATCTCTGACTGCACCGATCCTATCGGGCCGGGAGAAAGTCTGTTTACTTCGGAATTTTATCAGGGATGCCGCCGCTGTCTGAATCAGAACGGCATTTTTGTGGCACAGAACGGCGTCTGTTTCCTGCAGCAGGATGAAGCGGTCAACAGCCATCGTAAGCTGAGCCACTATTTTGACGATGTCAGTTTCTACCAGGCCGCAATTCCAACCTACTACGGCGGAATTATGACCTTTGCATGGGCAAGCGACAATCCTGCGTTACGCCAGCTGGATACCGCCACACTGACCGCCCGCTGCACGGAGGCTGGCCTGAAGTGCCGTTATTACAATCCGGCAATCCATACTGGCAGCTTTGCCTTGCCGCAATATCTGTTAAATGCGCTGGCAGATTAG
- the speD gene encoding adenosylmethionine decarboxylase encodes MKLQKLKLHGFNNLTKSLSFCIYDICYANTEAERDGYIAYIDEQYNANRLTEILSETCSIIGANVLNIARQDYEPQGASVTILVSEEPIDPRDIDTSEHPGPLPNSVVAHLDKSHICVHTYPESHPEGGLCTFRADIEVSTCGVISPLKALNYLIHQLESDIVTIDYRVRGFTRDVNGVKHFIDHEINSIQNFMSEDMKSMYDMMDVNVYQENMFHSKMMLKEFDLKHYLFNTKPEELSAQEHKRITDLLWKEMREIYYGRNIPALG; translated from the coding sequence ATGAAATTGCAAAAGCTGAAACTACACGGCTTCAACAACTTGACCAAAAGCCTGAGTTTTTGTATCTACGACATCTGCTACGCGAATACTGAAGCTGAACGCGACGGATATATTGCCTACATTGATGAACAGTACAATGCTAACCGCCTGACCGAAATTCTGAGCGAAACATGCTCGATTATCGGTGCTAATGTGCTGAATATTGCACGTCAGGATTATGAACCACAGGGTGCCAGCGTCACTATTCTGGTCAGCGAAGAACCGATCGATCCGCGCGATATTGACACCTCTGAGCATCCAGGCCCGCTGCCGAACTCGGTCGTTGCGCATCTGGATAAAAGCCATATCTGCGTACATACCTACCCGGAAAGCCATCCCGAAGGTGGTTTGTGTACCTTCCGCGCGGATATTGAAGTGTCGACCTGTGGCGTGATTTCGCCGTTAAAGGCGCTGAACTACTTAATTCACCAGTTGGAATCTGACATTGTCACCATCGATTATCGCGTACGAGGCTTTACCCGCGATGTGAACGGGGTGAAGCATTTCATCGATCATGAAATCAATTCGATTCAGAACTTCATGTCGGAAGATATGAAGTCAATGTATGACATGATGGATGTGAACGTGTATCAGGAGAATATGTTTCATAGCAAGATGATGCTGAAAGAGTTTGACCTTAAACACTACCTGTTTAATACCAAACCTGAAGAGCTTAGCGCACAGGAACATAAACGCATTACCGACCTGCTGTGGAAAGAAATGCGGGAAATTTACTACGGTCGTAATATCCCGGCTCTTGGTTAA
- the yacL gene encoding protein YacL: MEYEFLSDITGAVKVRMSMGHEAVGHWFNDEVSDNPEILAEVEAAIAQVKGSERQWQRVGREYTLLLDAEEVMIRANQLGFEGDEMEEGMTYYDEESLSFCGVEDFLKVIAAYRAFLSER, translated from the coding sequence ATGGAATATGAATTTTTATCTGATATCACCGGGGCAGTGAAAGTGCGCATGTCGATGGGGCATGAGGCGGTCGGCCACTGGTTTAATGACGAAGTCAGTGACAACCCAGAGATACTGGCCGAGGTGGAAGCGGCGATAGCGCAGGTAAAAGGCAGCGAACGGCAATGGCAGCGGGTCGGACGTGAGTACACGCTGCTGCTTGACGCAGAAGAAGTCATGATCCGTGCTAATCAGCTTGGGTTTGAAGGGGATGAAATGGAAGAGGGCATGACTTACTACGATGAAGAGAGTTTGTCATTCTGTGGGGTAGAAGACTTTTTGAAGGTCATTGCCGCTTACCGGGCATTTTTATCGGAGCGCTAG
- the acnB gene encoding bifunctional aconitate hydratase 2/2-methylisocitrate dehydratase: MLEEYRKHVAERAAQGIVPKPLDASQMAALVELLKAPPAGEEEFLSDLLINRVPPGVDEAAYVKAGFLAAVAKGEATSPLVTPEKAVELLGTMQGGYNIHALVDALDDEKLAPLAAESLSHTLLMFDNFYDVEDKAKAGNPHAKKIIQSWADAEWFLKRPKLAEKITVTVFKVTGETNTDDLSPAPDAWSRPDIPLHALAMLKNAREGIDPDEAGNVGPIKQIEALHKKGFPLAYVGDVVGTGSSRKSATNSVLWFMGDDIPYVPNKKAGGVCLGGKIAPIFFNTMEDAGALPIEVDVDRLNMGDVIDIYPYKGEVRNRETGELLADFALKTEVLLDEVRAGGRIPLIIGRGLTTKARESLGLPHSDVFLQAKDVAASTRGFSLAQKMVGRACGVEGIRPGAYCEPKMTSVGSQDTTGPMTRDELKDLACLGFSADLVMQSFCHTAAYPKPVDVTTHHTLPDFIMNRGGVSLRPGDGIIHSWLNRMLLPDTVGTGGDSHTRFPIGISFPAGSGLVAFAAATGVMPLDMPESVLVRFKGKMQPGITLRDLVHAIPLYAIKAGLLTVEKKGKKNIFSGRILEIEGLPDLKVEQAFELSDASAERSAAGCTIKLGKDPIIEYLNSNIVLLKWMISEGYGDRRTIERRIQGMEKWLADPQLLEGDADAEYAAVIDIDLAEIKEPILCAPNDPDDARLLSDVQGTKIDEVFIGSCMTNIGHFRAAGKLLDSHKGQLPTRLWVAPPTKMDAAQLTEEGYYSVFGKSGARIEIPGCSLCMGNQARVADGATVVSTSTRNFPNRLGTGANVYLASAELSAVASLLGKLPTPAEYQGFMDQVDKTAVDTYRYLNFDRLTQYTDKADTVIFQTAV, encoded by the coding sequence GTGCTAGAAGAATACCGTAAGCACGTTGCCGAGCGTGCCGCCCAGGGAATCGTTCCTAAACCGTTAGATGCTTCCCAAATGGCCGCGCTGGTTGAACTGCTAAAAGCCCCTCCTGCGGGTGAAGAAGAATTTCTGTCCGATCTGTTAATTAACCGAGTGCCGCCGGGCGTTGACGAAGCGGCGTATGTCAAAGCCGGTTTCCTGGCCGCCGTCGCGAAAGGTGAAGCGACTTCTCCTCTGGTTACTCCTGAAAAAGCGGTTGAACTGCTAGGTACCATGCAGGGCGGTTATAACATCCATGCGCTGGTTGACGCGCTTGACGACGAAAAGCTGGCCCCGCTGGCTGCAGAGTCCCTTTCCCACACGCTTCTGATGTTCGACAACTTCTATGACGTTGAAGATAAAGCGAAAGCGGGCAATCCACACGCCAAAAAAATTATTCAGTCATGGGCTGACGCCGAGTGGTTCCTGAAACGCCCTAAGCTGGCAGAAAAAATCACCGTAACCGTGTTCAAAGTGACCGGCGAAACCAATACGGACGACCTCTCTCCGGCACCGGATGCCTGGTCACGCCCGGATATTCCACTGCACGCGCTGGCGATGTTGAAAAATGCCCGTGAAGGGATAGATCCGGATGAAGCAGGCAACGTAGGTCCAATCAAACAGATTGAAGCCTTACATAAAAAAGGTTTCCCGCTGGCCTACGTTGGTGACGTCGTCGGTACCGGATCTTCGCGTAAATCGGCCACCAACTCGGTGCTGTGGTTTATGGGCGACGATATTCCTTACGTACCCAATAAGAAGGCTGGCGGCGTGTGCCTTGGCGGCAAGATCGCACCCATTTTCTTCAACACCATGGAAGATGCTGGCGCGCTACCGATCGAAGTGGACGTAGATCGTCTGAATATGGGCGATGTGATTGATATCTACCCCTATAAAGGTGAAGTGCGCAACCGCGAAACAGGTGAATTGCTGGCTGACTTCGCGCTGAAAACCGAAGTGCTGCTGGATGAAGTACGTGCAGGCGGCCGCATTCCGCTGATTATCGGTCGTGGTTTAACCACCAAAGCCCGTGAATCCCTGGGTTTACCACACAGTGATGTGTTCCTGCAGGCGAAAGACGTGGCGGCCAGCACGCGCGGTTTCTCACTGGCTCAGAAGATGGTGGGCCGTGCATGCGGCGTTGAAGGGATCCGTCCAGGCGCTTATTGTGAACCTAAAATGACGTCGGTCGGTTCTCAGGACACCACTGGCCCGATGACCCGTGATGAACTGAAAGACCTGGCTTGCCTTGGCTTCTCTGCGGACCTGGTGATGCAGTCTTTCTGTCATACCGCTGCCTATCCTAAGCCGGTGGATGTCACCACGCATCACACCCTGCCTGACTTCATTATGAACCGTGGCGGCGTGTCGCTGCGCCCCGGCGACGGCATTATCCACAGCTGGCTGAACCGTATGCTGCTGCCGGATACCGTCGGTACCGGTGGCGATTCCCATACCCGGTTCCCTATCGGGATCTCATTCCCGGCGGGTTCTGGTCTGGTGGCATTCGCCGCGGCGACCGGCGTAATGCCGCTGGATATGCCTGAGTCGGTTTTGGTACGTTTCAAGGGCAAAATGCAGCCGGGTATTACCCTGCGCGATCTGGTTCATGCCATTCCACTGTATGCGATCAAAGCTGGCCTGCTGACCGTGGAGAAGAAAGGGAAGAAGAACATTTTCTCAGGCCGCATCCTCGAGATCGAAGGGTTGCCGGATCTGAAAGTGGAGCAGGCGTTTGAGCTGTCGGATGCATCCGCCGAGCGTTCTGCGGCAGGCTGTACCATTAAGCTTGGCAAAGATCCGATTATCGAATATCTCAACTCGAATATCGTGCTGCTGAAGTGGATGATCTCTGAAGGCTATGGCGACCGTCGTACAATCGAACGCCGCATCCAGGGCATGGAAAAATGGCTGGCCGATCCGCAACTGCTGGAAGGCGACGCAGACGCGGAATACGCTGCGGTGATCGATATCGATCTGGCAGAGATCAAAGAGCCAATTCTGTGTGCGCCTAACGATCCGGACGATGCGCGTCTGCTTTCTGACGTACAGGGCACCAAAATTGACGAGGTGTTTATCGGTTCGTGCATGACCAACATTGGTCACTTCCGCGCTGCCGGTAAGCTGCTGGATAGCCATAAAGGCCAGCTGCCAACCCGTTTATGGGTAGCACCACCGACTAAGATGGATGCGGCGCAGCTCACCGAGGAGGGCTATTACAGCGTGTTCGGTAAAAGCGGGGCGCGCATTGAAATCCCGGGCTGTTCGCTGTGCATGGGCAACCAGGCGCGGGTAGCGGACGGCGCGACCGTGGTTTCGACCTCGACGCGTAACTTCCCGAACCGTCTCGGCACCGGCGCCAATGTTTACCTGGCCTCTGCCGAGCTGTCAGCGGTGGCATCGCTGCTGGGTAAACTGCCTACGCCAGCTGAATATCAGGGGTTTATGGACCAGGTGGATAAAACAGCCGTTGATACTTATCGTTATCTGAACTTCGATCGGCTGACGCAATATACTGACAAAGCCGATACGGTGATTTTCCAGACGGCGGTTTAA
- a CDS encoding winged helix-turn-helix domain-containing protein, with the protein MRVYFEPENCILSNDKKSIKITLQEGRCLDYLVRNEGKIIRREKLLEECWVKRGVTVSDSAVRQSLYRLRRAFEDAGLPANTLTTQARKGHILQAGYIILLTDLASHNRGDIESSVPPVVKQDTYRHTNHYSTVTSLLPIAKFLSLSVILFLAGFYTRQQNMITEVNYHQAEEKEGRFYFYRKNQAHYGSAAAKISYWLDNKLVNASDMKYVYLNNSRTGNTSFYLCNGEIGNEGSNCTSVTVIGDYHS; encoded by the coding sequence ATGCGCGTGTATTTTGAACCCGAAAATTGTATTTTAAGCAATGATAAAAAGAGCATTAAAATAACCCTGCAGGAAGGAAGATGCCTGGACTATTTGGTTAGAAATGAAGGTAAAATCATAAGAAGAGAGAAGCTGTTAGAAGAGTGCTGGGTTAAACGTGGGGTGACAGTTTCTGACAGCGCAGTCAGGCAGAGTCTTTATCGATTAAGGCGTGCATTTGAAGATGCCGGACTTCCAGCCAATACGTTAACGACACAGGCAAGAAAAGGGCACATCCTGCAAGCAGGATATATCATCTTACTGACCGACCTCGCCAGTCATAACCGTGGTGACATCGAAAGCAGCGTGCCGCCAGTGGTAAAGCAGGATACCTATCGGCATACTAACCATTATTCAACTGTTACATCGCTGTTACCGATTGCTAAATTCCTCTCTCTCTCTGTTATATTGTTTTTGGCCGGGTTTTATACTCGCCAGCAGAATATGATAACAGAAGTCAATTATCATCAGGCGGAAGAAAAAGAGGGAAGGTTTTATTTCTATCGAAAAAATCAGGCGCATTATGGAAGCGCCGCCGCAAAAATCAGTTACTGGTTAGATAACAAGCTCGTCAATGCCAGCGATATGAAGTACGTATATTTGAATAACTCCCGGACTGGAAACACTTCGTTTTATCTTTGCAATGGAGAAATCGGTAATGAAGGTAGTAACTGCACCTCCGTTACTGTTATAGGGGATTATCACTCATGA
- the cas2e gene encoding type I-E CRISPR-associated endoribonuclease Cas2e has product MSMLVVITENVPPRLRGRLAIWLLEVRAGVYVGDVSRRVREMIWQQLNQLYENGNVAMVWATNSESGFEFQTLGENRRLPVDLDGLRLVSFYPV; this is encoded by the coding sequence ATGAGTATGCTGGTGGTGATCACTGAAAATGTTCCTCCCCGTCTGCGCGGACGTCTTGCCATATGGCTGCTGGAAGTGCGTGCGGGCGTGTACGTGGGTGATGTTTCGCGCCGCGTGCGGGAAATGATTTGGCAGCAGCTTAATCAGCTTTACGAGAATGGCAATGTGGCGATGGTATGGGCCACTAACAGCGAGTCGGGTTTTGAATTTCAGACGCTGGGTGAGAATCGCCGCCTGCCGGTGGATTTGGACGGTCTGCGGCTGGTGTCATTTTATCCCGTCTGA
- the cas1e gene encoding type I-E CRISPR-associated endonuclease Cas1e has translation MSFVPLTPLPLKDRISLVFLQYGQIDVLDGAFVLIDKSGIRTHIPVGNIACIMLEPGTRVSHAAVRLAATVGTLLVWVGEAGVRLYASGQPGGARSDKLLYQAKLALDGDLRLKVVRKMFELRFGEQAPARRSVEQLRGIEGGRVKATYSLLAKQYGVEWRGRRYDIKDWDKGDIINQCISAATACLYGVTEAAVLAAGYAPAIGFVHSGKPLSFVYDIADIIKFETVVPAAFAIAAARPTDAEKRVRLACRDAFRSGRILGKLIPLIETVLAAGEISPPPPPPDAQPVAIPEPQSFGDVGHRSA, from the coding sequence GGGCGTTTGTTTTAATCGATAAAAGCGGCATTCGTACCCATATTCCGGTCGGTAATATCGCCTGCATTATGCTGGAGCCGGGCACACGAGTTTCACATGCTGCCGTCAGGCTGGCGGCAACGGTGGGAACCTTGCTGGTATGGGTCGGCGAGGCGGGGGTGCGCCTTTATGCCTCGGGCCAGCCTGGGGGCGCACGATCTGATAAGTTGCTGTATCAGGCGAAGCTGGCGCTGGATGGCGATCTGCGCCTGAAGGTCGTGCGCAAGATGTTCGAGTTACGTTTTGGCGAACAGGCTCCGGCGCGCAGGTCGGTGGAGCAGCTGCGCGGCATTGAAGGAGGGCGCGTAAAAGCAACCTATTCCCTGTTGGCGAAACAATACGGCGTTGAATGGCGTGGGCGTCGTTACGATATTAAGGACTGGGATAAAGGCGATATCATTAATCAGTGCATTAGCGCGGCGACCGCCTGTCTTTATGGCGTAACGGAAGCGGCAGTGCTGGCGGCGGGATATGCACCCGCTATTGGTTTTGTTCACAGTGGCAAGCCGCTGTCATTTGTTTATGACATCGCCGATATCATTAAATTTGAAACGGTAGTTCCGGCGGCTTTTGCCATTGCGGCGGCGCGGCCAACAGATGCGGAAAAGAGAGTCAGGCTCGCCTGCCGCGATGCTTTCCGCAGTGGAAGAATACTGGGCAAGCTTATTCCTCTGATCGAAACGGTGCTGGCTGCCGGAGAGATCTCCCCACCCCCACCCCCGCCGGATGCCCAGCCGGTTGCCATCCCTGAACCACAGTCTTTTGGCGATGTCGGGCACCGGAGTGCGTAA